The DNA window GTGAAACGGAATGTCGGGTCAAGACCATAACGCATATCTGCGAAATTCTGATGGCTGAGCAGTTCGATAAGCATCGATGGGACTTGAGGTTCCATCGCTTCGTGGTATGGTTTGTCGCGAAGTTTCCTGCGATTCCATGTCGGCTCATATAAAGTCTGGATGTCGTTGACCACCTGATTTGTTACAAGTTCGGCATAGCGTAAAGATGTAGTACGCGATTCGCCGTTGCCAAGTTTCGCCCCCTTGGAGTATACAATCGGAAGAGTGCCGATTGTCGCTCCCGGATCGGAAGTCGTGCCGGCATCGGTATGAAAGGCGAATGATAGGTCGATCGGTATTCCAAGACCCTTCTGTCCGGGAAGTTCCGACGAGCCTCCTGCAAGATAATTTACCCACATCCCACGGCTCTTATAGTCATCTTCATAATCATTTTTTCCGTCAGTGACGCTATAGACACTTGCCGGAATGCCGGCCCACTGCATCCAGTAGCGTGCACCTTCCGTGAATCGCGGATAAGTGCTGACAGTCGCTTCTCCTCCTGCTGCCGACCGGCTGACATTACCAATGCCACCGCCGATTTTTACAGCGTCGGCCGAGATTATCTGGTTGTCTTCCGATGATACGTTGAGAAGTTCGACGACAGGAGTCTTGCTTCGTCCTGCGGCAAAAGGAAATGATCCGAGATATATCCATGTACCGCCTCCGATACGCTGGTTTACCTCAAATTCCTTACTTCCGGCGAGAGAATTGACTATATAGCGGGCGTCTCGGGCACTGTTTGGGAGCGATGCGTAGCTGACATATACGGCATAGGTTCCCGCTTTCTTGAAATCGGCATACCAGCAGGCGGCGGATGCCTTGTCGGGATTGGTGACAGTCTGTATCTGACGGACAGAACCCATGCGGAATGGATTGTCTGTGTCTGTCAGTATTTCTTTTTTATATCCGAAACCTTTGAGGCCATCGGCTGTATGCCATTTCTTAGAACCATTTTTTTCTTCGTAGCCTTTTTGGGCATAGCCACCGTCGAAATCAACTATTATTTCCTGTATGCTCACATCGCGCTCTCGTGGCGTAAGCACGTAAGCGCCGGCATTTTCAAGCATAGGAATGAGGTAGGGGAGCACGTATGCCTGAGGATACAGATCTTCGACTGTACCCATAAGCCGTGCACGCTGCCATGTCCATCTGTCTTCTTTCTGGTCGAAGTATCGGCCGTGACTTTGCCACAATGCGATGTTCTTTCCGCTTAGTCCGCCGGGAGTGGCGGGTGCATCTATGCTGCGCACGAATGGTTCGCGCGCAGGTCTTGGAACAGCCGGAGTCGAGACCACCTTCGTTGTCTTGGCTCGTTTAGCCTTGCGTCCTTTAGGTGTTTTTGGAGCTGCATCCGCACACAGGGCGCATATTATCATGAGTATTGACAGTAGCTTTTTCATAATTAATGGCCTCCTGTCGTTTATAACATCTTAGAATGGATGCAAAAGTCCCCTATAAAGGTAAAAATCTGTCGATTTCAATAACTTTCGCTTTTCAAACGCAGATATTAAGTCTTTTTAATCATGGACAGGATGGGTTTATGGATGTAAAGATACGAAAAAAGCCGGAAAGTTGCACATCGTAAAAAAAATCGCATCCTCCGACTGTTTGAATTTCTTTCAGTATAATGATTGTAGGAATCAAGAGGCCGTTTTTGTGGGGAGTGACTGTTGACGCAATCACTCCCCTTTCAGATGGGTGAACACCTCCTTTCTGTGGCCTGAACAGTGAATATTGCTGACATCAGAAGGATTATAAGGGTGTCAGGATTCCTCCGGCCACACAATTTTTAGTTTGTTTGTTGGTTTAATGGTCGTTGTTTTTTTATATCGTGGTGATTATCTCAGAATACTTCGGTTATGTGTTGTGGATTGTGAGCACAAAAGAAGCTCCTGATGTTACGGTCGTGTCAAGTATAAGGTTCCCGTTGATTTTTTCGGCTCGCAAGGCACAGATGGGGAGGCCGAGGCGGTCGCCTTCGGCTATGTCGCATTGCGACGAGAATGCAGTGAACAGGGTGTCGCGGTCGGCTTCAGGTATGCCGGGCCCGGAATCGGTCACGATAAACTGGTTGACTTTCGCTCCGCGCTTTTTGTAGCTCAATGTAATTTTTCCTCCGTCTGGAGTATATTTTGCCGCATTTTCGAGCAGATGTGTGAGGATCTTGCCGACTTCCTGAGGATTGATGAGCGCATAGACTTTAGTGCCGTTGAGCGTGATTGTCACTCGCGGACGGACGAGCGGACGGACTTTTGCCACGATTGTCTCGCAGAAAGTGTCGAGGTTTGTCTCCTCAAGTCCAGCTGAAGCCGAGGTCTCGGCATTTTCGACATCGGATAATTCGCCTACACGTTTCACGTAGCCACGAAGATTCTGTACGGCCGGATCGGATTGGTCGAGACGTTCGAGCGTAGGTTCCATCTGCGATGACATGTTATGGAGTATAGCGCTCTTGGCTGCGCTCTGTGCGTTGGCGGTTTCGACAGACTTTTTCATGCGGCGGTTCTTTGCAAGGATGCGGAAATAGAAGAGTGCGCCTATGGCGAGAGCCGCAACTGCAATGACAAAGAGAGTGATAAATGTGACTATCCAGCCTGTTCGGGTGGCGATAGTATGGTCTTTCTCTGCGATTGTCTCCTGAGAGTCGGCATATTCTTTCTTGACTTTTCCAAGCTCGCTGTGTGCGGTGGTGGCTTCGATTGAATCAGACCACTGCATGTAGTTTTCATATGTATGCTCGACAAGTTCCGCATCGCCGGCCGATACGGCACGGTCGATTAGTGAGCGATAAGCCTTGTCGGCAGCCGTATAGTCCTTGGAATTGTCAAACTGTTTTATAAGCCGTGCAATGCAAAGGTCGCCTTTGGCGTTCTGGTCTGTCGAATAATAGTATTGCGCTTCATTGAAGAGCATATCGGTTGTGATTTCTTTCGTTCCCGCTTTTTTCGCGAAGTTGCCCATGCGCGAAAG is part of the Duncaniella dubosii genome and encodes:
- a CDS encoding ATP-binding protein — its product is MRRLISLALTLTLSALGLLADTQSELNAHLKAYNSRIAAHQYLPAAQSAATAAAVCVNAHNYDGAFRLLGNFDKALAQNGIAPDSLPAVRYTTEKARYEAYRQLKNNGSALKSLSRMGNFAKKAGTKEITTDMLFNEAQYYYSTDQNAKGDLCIARLIKQFDNSKDYTAADKAYRSLIDRAVSAGDAELVEHTYENYMQWSDSIEATTAHSELGKVKKEYADSQETIAEKDHTIATRTGWIVTFITLFVIAVAALAIGALFYFRILAKNRRMKKSVETANAQSAAKSAILHNMSSQMEPTLERLDQSDPAVQNLRGYVKRVGELSDVENAETSASAGLEETNLDTFCETIVAKVRPLVRPRVTITLNGTKVYALINPQEVGKILTHLLENAAKYTPDGGKITLSYKKRGAKVNQFIVTDSGPGIPEADRDTLFTAFSSQCDIAEGDRLGLPICALRAEKINGNLILDTTVTSGASFVLTIHNT